The sequence CATTACATTTTTATCCTCATCAGTAAGTAAACTGGTTACCACTTCTGTGTGAACAATACTACCATCTTTGCATGTCTGGTCAACACGGTTTGTTTGTAGTATTGCAGAATCTTCACCTAAAAGGAAAGCCTGGATTGCTCCAGGTAAATTTTCGGTTATAGACTGGTATGATTCAGGAGTTAACACATTTTCCATGGACTGGTTTAAAACTTCTTCCACTGTGTATCCTCGTAATTTATAGACTGAAGGACTTACATATGTAAATTTCTGGGAACCTATATCCATTATCCATATCACATCCCCTGAATTCTCAGAAATAAGACGGTATTTCT is a genomic window of uncultured Methanobacterium sp. containing:
- a CDS encoding PAS domain S-box protein, which produces KYRLISENSGDVIWIMDIGSQKFTYVSPSVYKLRGYTVEEVLNQSMENVLTPESYQSITENLPGAIQAFLLGEDSAILQTNRVDQTCKDGSIVHTEVVTSLLTDEDKNVMGILGVSRDITKRVEMEEELKNHFRKRKCYLKKFITGLRIIL